A portion of the Sabethes cyaneus chromosome 3, idSabCyanKW18_F2, whole genome shotgun sequence genome contains these proteins:
- the LOC128741523 gene encoding uncharacterized protein LOC128741523 gives MVSIMDIEPKRQICDNRATLSQSAVSQKSIDLEIPIPLKSPTTSPTSPVSGAGSGSGSTLSPTTTTTVTVAPSVTVTDTELAKRAMKLDLIEAQSNSTASVSGTSAASTATTGTTTTHSSTSQSAATTTTAIIMKHRKLKERTFSDELGSPKSPAATIDVVDDRKALRDALYQGIFHRHRRTIFAVGSFLRMLKSRSSSYNTIRSSSEGEDDTR, from the exons ATGGTTTCAATTATGGATATCGAACCCAAAAGACAAATCTGTGATAATCGTGCAACACTGTCGCAAAGTGCTGTTAGTCAAAAATCAATCGATCTGGAAATTCCAATTCCACTCAAATCGCCAACCACATCGCCCACCTCTCCAGTGTCCGGAGCTGGTTCGGGAAGCGGGAGCACACTTTCCCCCACGACGACAACGACAGTGACGGTTGCACCGAGCGTAACCGTGACGGACACCGAACTGGCCAAACGGGCCATGAAACTGGACCTGATCGAGGCCCAGAGCAATTCGACAGCCAGCGTTAGCGGTACCAGTGCGGCCAGCACGGCCACCACCGGTACCACCACCACACATTCCTCGACGTCCCAGTCGGCCGCCACTACCACCACCGCCATCATCATGAAGCACCGGAAGCTGAAGGAGCGCACGTTCAGCGACGAGCTCGGATCGCCAAAGTCGCCGGCGGCGACGATAG ACGTTGTAGACGATCGCAAGGCACTACGGGACGCACTGTACCAGGGCATCTTTCACCGGCACCGGCGGACCATCTTTGCCGTCGGCAGTTTTCTGCGGATGCTGAAAAGCCGCAGCTCCAGCTACAACACCATTCGCAGTTCTTCGGAGGGAGAGGACGACACACGATAA